In Methylomonas sp. MK1, the following are encoded in one genomic region:
- the tssF gene encoding type VI secretion system baseplate subunit TssF, translating into MDPRLLKYYNRELQYVREVGAEFAAEFPKIANRLGLDTFECSDPYVERLFEGFAFMAARVQLKVDSEFPSFTQQLLQIIYPHYLSATPSMTVVELKPDFAEAALADGVTIAKDTVLRSQIARGEQTACEYRTAQALQLLPLQIGQIEYLPSLAAVSSRGLTAKHFRGPVKAALRIVLNCVGGLKFNEIALGRLPLFLRGVGNIPYRLYEQMLANTTGIVGSFNNGVSTEIRALPGGAIRGLGFEPDEALLRQTPRSFDGYRILQEYFAFPDRYLFVELGGLEELASTCDSEQIELFVLFDRSEPQLINVLDQNNLALFCVPAINLFPKRADRIHIDQRQSEYHIVVDRSRPMDYEIHSVNEAVGFGADQGNEQTFLPFYGSKASYQHAGETAFFSVRRVNRVLSSNQRRKGVRSSYIGSEVFISLVDAAQAPYSSKLAQLGLDTLCTNRDLPLVMPVGQGETDFTLQVSAPVKSVRCIAGPTRPLPAAYEADTVWRLINHLSLNYLSLLDTDAKTGAAALRELLGLYADQREPAIKKQIEGVISVASKNVVRRIDAKGPMVFGRGLEITVTLDESAFEGGGYFLLATVLERFFARYVSINSFVETVVRTTDRGEVARWPARMGCRHTI; encoded by the coding sequence ATGGATCCCCGGCTGCTTAAATACTATAACCGCGAATTGCAATACGTCCGCGAAGTGGGCGCGGAGTTTGCCGCCGAGTTTCCGAAAATAGCCAATCGCTTGGGTTTGGATACGTTCGAATGTTCCGACCCCTATGTAGAGCGCCTATTCGAAGGCTTTGCCTTTATGGCTGCTCGGGTGCAATTGAAGGTCGATTCCGAATTCCCCAGCTTTACCCAGCAATTATTGCAGATTATCTATCCGCACTATTTGTCGGCTACGCCATCGATGACCGTGGTGGAGTTGAAACCGGATTTTGCCGAAGCGGCTCTGGCTGACGGGGTAACGATAGCCAAAGATACGGTGCTGCGTAGTCAGATTGCCAGAGGCGAACAAACCGCCTGCGAGTACCGTACTGCGCAAGCCTTGCAACTGTTGCCGTTGCAGATTGGTCAGATTGAATATCTACCGAGTCTGGCCGCCGTTTCCAGTCGTGGCCTGACGGCTAAGCATTTTCGTGGGCCGGTGAAGGCTGCGCTGCGCATCGTCCTGAACTGTGTGGGAGGTTTGAAGTTTAATGAAATCGCCTTGGGCCGGCTGCCGCTATTTCTGCGTGGCGTCGGCAATATCCCGTATCGCTTGTATGAACAAATGCTGGCGAATACAACCGGCATCGTCGGCAGCTTCAATAATGGTGTCTCGACCGAAATTCGTGCGCTGCCCGGTGGTGCAATCCGCGGTTTGGGATTCGAGCCGGATGAGGCATTACTGAGACAGACACCGCGCTCGTTCGACGGTTATCGAATATTGCAGGAATATTTCGCTTTCCCGGATCGCTACCTGTTTGTCGAGCTCGGCGGACTGGAAGAGCTAGCGTCCACCTGCGACAGCGAACAGATTGAATTGTTCGTGCTGTTTGATCGCAGCGAACCGCAATTGATCAATGTACTGGATCAGAATAATTTGGCTTTGTTCTGTGTGCCGGCCATCAACTTGTTTCCCAAGCGCGCTGATCGGATCCATATCGACCAGCGCCAATCGGAATATCACATCGTGGTGGATCGTAGCCGGCCAATGGATTATGAAATCCATAGCGTCAATGAAGCCGTCGGATTCGGGGCCGACCAAGGCAACGAGCAAACCTTTCTACCCTTTTACGGTTCCAAGGCGTCCTATCAGCATGCCGGTGAGACCGCGTTTTTCAGCGTACGGCGCGTGAATCGTGTGTTGTCGTCGAATCAGCGTCGTAAAGGGGTGCGTTCCAGTTATATCGGTAGCGAGGTTTTCATTTCATTGGTCGATGCGGCGCAGGCGCCGTATTCCAGCAAATTGGCGCAATTGGGCCTGGATACCCTATGTACCAACCGCGATTTACCGCTGGTGATGCCTGTAGGCCAGGGTGAAACCGATTTTACCTTGCAGGTAAGTGCTCCGGTAAAATCCGTGCGCTGCATCGCCGGCCCAACTCGGCCGCTGCCGGCAGCTTATGAGGCGGATACCGTGTGGCGCCTGATCAATCATTTGTCACTGAACTATCTGTCGCTGCTGGATACCGATGCCAAGACCGGCGCGGCGGCATTGCGGGAATTATTGGGCCTGTATGCCGATCAACGTGAACCGGCCATCAAGAAGCAGATCGAGGGCGTGATTTCCGTAGCCTCCAAAAATGTAGTCAGACGCATCGATGCCAAGGGGCCGATGGTGTTCGGGCGCGGTTTGGAAATTACTGTCACGCTGGACGAGTCGGCGTTTGAAGGTGGCGGCTATTTTCTGTTGGCAACGGTATTGGAGCGCTTTTTCGCTCGGTATGTATCGATCAATTCTTTCGTCGAGACGGTGGTTCGTACCACCGACCGCGGTGAAGTGGCGCGCTGGCCTGCGAGGATGGGATGTCGGCACACGATTTAA
- the tagF gene encoding type VI secretion system-associated protein TagF, translating to MSSMDGLSVGFFGKVPGLGDFVSRRLPRHFIEPWDNWLQASMRSSQETLGESWLSLFLVSPLWRFALRPGVCGASAWAGVMMPSVDRVGRYYPLTLAQAVSAESLLSLFSPESDWFAKLEDAALSVLNESCDLDRFDKGLMEIGSADSLTPQRFQADSNGGLAASNGKLAFRFDLEGLDQMDAMFPRLSQSLLERFMPGYSIWASEGGQTNRPSLLVCEGLPPIDAYASFLQGMPQAGRSWYVQSYRQDQSVKKIERESSASAVGAAASQVLTTPNSTMWASYGVTVVGNKRKHNEDALLDCPSLGLWVVADGMGGHQSGDVASRLVVDSLSTLEFTENLDNQVEAVSRKLHKINEDLCRFASGIQQGSIVGTTVVALLAKGDKCAAIWAGDSRLYQLRQGEFTQITRDHTLIDELMDSGVMTREVAAQQVGANVITRAVGGQLTLALDVLRFQAAGGDRYLLCSDGLDKELSEAEIAELMGLGSCQSAAEALINQALSRSGRDNITVLVAEFSG from the coding sequence ATGAGTTCTATGGATGGGCTGAGCGTCGGCTTTTTTGGGAAAGTACCGGGATTGGGGGATTTTGTGAGTCGGCGCTTGCCCAGGCACTTTATTGAGCCATGGGATAATTGGTTACAAGCCTCTATGCGTTCCAGCCAGGAAACATTAGGAGAGAGCTGGTTATCCTTGTTTTTGGTTAGCCCGCTTTGGCGCTTTGCTCTGAGACCGGGTGTTTGCGGTGCGAGTGCCTGGGCTGGTGTCATGATGCCCAGCGTCGATAGGGTGGGCCGCTATTATCCGTTGACTTTGGCGCAAGCTGTCAGTGCGGAATCGTTGCTGTCATTGTTTTCGCCGGAATCGGATTGGTTTGCAAAATTGGAAGACGCCGCGCTATCGGTGTTGAACGAGTCCTGCGATCTGGATCGGTTTGATAAGGGGCTGATGGAAATCGGTTCGGCTGACAGCCTGACGCCGCAGCGTTTTCAAGCTGATTCTAACGGCGGCTTGGCTGCATCCAACGGCAAGCTCGCGTTTCGTTTCGATTTGGAGGGCCTGGATCAGATGGATGCAATGTTTCCACGCTTGAGTCAGAGTTTGCTGGAACGCTTTATGCCCGGTTACAGCATTTGGGCGAGTGAAGGCGGCCAGACGAATCGTCCGAGTTTGCTGGTTTGCGAAGGCTTGCCGCCTATCGATGCTTACGCGAGTTTTTTGCAGGGTATGCCGCAGGCTGGCAGATCTTGGTATGTGCAGAGTTATCGGCAAGACCAAAGTGTCAAAAAAATCGAGAGAGAGTCAAGTGCATCTGCAGTAGGCGCTGCGGCGAGTCAGGTCTTAACAACGCCTAACTCGACAATGTGGGCGTCCTACGGGGTTACAGTGGTCGGCAATAAGCGTAAGCATAATGAAGATGCCTTGCTCGATTGCCCGTCACTGGGCTTATGGGTGGTTGCTGATGGCATGGGTGGGCATCAATCCGGCGATGTTGCCAGCCGCTTGGTGGTGGATTCTTTATCGACGTTGGAATTTACCGAAAACCTGGATAATCAGGTCGAAGCGGTTTCCCGCAAATTACATAAGATCAACGAAGATTTATGCCGCTTTGCCTCGGGCATTCAGCAAGGCAGTATTGTCGGAACCACGGTAGTGGCCTTGCTGGCTAAGGGAGACAAGTGCGCGGCGATTTGGGCTGGTGACAGCCGCTTATACCAATTGCGCCAAGGCGAGTTTACGCAGATTACTCGCGACCATACCCTGATAGACGAATTGATGGATTCCGGTGTGATGACCCGGGAAGTCGCGGCCCAACAAGTTGGCGCGAATGTGATTACCCGCGCGGTGGGCGGGCAATTGACGCTGGCATTGGATGTGCTGCGCTTTCAGGCGGCCGGCGGTGATCGTTATCTGCTATGCAGCGACGGCTTGGATAAAGAGTTATCGGAAGCCGAGATTGCGGAATTGATGGGCTTAGGAAGTTGTCAGTCGGCCGCCGAAGCCCTGATTAACCAGGCGTTAAGCAGAAGCGGCCGAGATAACATTACCGTATTAGTCGCCGAATTTAGCGGTTAA
- the tssB gene encoding type VI secretion system contractile sheath small subunit — MAESSQKFIQRNRAPRVQIEYDVELYGSEKKVQLPFVMGVMSDLSGKPAEPLAPVADRKLLEIDVDNFNDRLKSMKPRVAFQVANTLTGEGNLNVDITFESMDDFSPAAVAKKVAGLDKVLEARTQLSNLITYMDGKTGAEELIAKLVNDPALLQTLAASAKPTEAGGDAAEGKGE; from the coding sequence ATGGCTGAAAGTAGTCAGAAGTTTATACAAAGAAACCGGGCTCCCCGGGTACAGATTGAATACGATGTCGAACTCTATGGTTCCGAGAAAAAGGTGCAGTTGCCGTTCGTGATGGGCGTTATGTCGGATTTGTCCGGCAAGCCGGCTGAACCGTTGGCGCCGGTGGCTGATCGTAAATTGTTGGAAATCGATGTCGATAATTTCAACGATCGATTGAAATCGATGAAGCCGCGGGTCGCGTTTCAAGTTGCCAACACCTTGACAGGTGAAGGCAATTTGAACGTCGACATTACGTTCGAAAGTATGGATGACTTTTCTCCGGCCGCCGTTGCCAAAAAAGTGGCAGGCTTGGACAAAGTGTTGGAAGCCAGAACCCAATTGTCCAATTTGATTACCTATATGGACGGCAAAACCGGTGCCGAGGAATTAATCGCGAAGTTAGTTAACGACCCAGCATTGTTGCAAACCTTGGCTGCTTCGGCGAAACCGACGGAAGCCGGCGGTGATGCTGCCGAAGGAAAAGGGGAGTAA
- the tssE gene encoding type VI secretion system baseplate subunit TssE — translation MADLLHAERLQPSLLDRLTDEAPEKRAETREQRVMSLRQLRQSVLRDLSWLLNTAAFESMVNLADYPFVARSVLNYGTPVLSGVSLTGIDVKKIERKVRQAINDFEPRILADSLSVELAKADDQMNHKALSFRIEGDLWAQPLPVHLYIRSDLDLETGEISVKELDG, via the coding sequence ATGGCCGATTTACTGCACGCGGAACGTCTCCAACCATCCTTGTTGGATCGGTTGACTGATGAAGCGCCGGAAAAACGCGCGGAAACCCGCGAACAACGCGTTATGTCCTTACGTCAATTACGGCAGAGCGTCTTGCGCGACTTAAGCTGGCTACTTAACACCGCAGCGTTTGAGAGCATGGTTAATTTGGCCGACTATCCGTTTGTAGCTCGGTCGGTACTGAATTACGGGACGCCGGTCTTGTCCGGCGTATCGCTGACCGGGATTGACGTTAAAAAGATTGAACGCAAAGTCAGGCAGGCGATTAACGATTTCGAGCCGAGAATCTTGGCGGATTCGCTGTCGGTGGAATTGGCGAAAGCCGATGATCAAATGAATCACAAGGCGCTGTCCTTTCGAATCGAAGGCGATTTGTGGGCGCAGCCGTTGCCGGTACATTTATACATTCGCAGCGACCTGGATCTGGAAACCGGCGAAATCAGCGTGAAGGAATTGGACGGTTAA
- the tssC gene encoding type VI secretion system contractile sheath large subunit — MAELETQGGQGATQTLELDDFSALLSKEFKPGTEAANQVNTAVTTLAQYALQDVSKVSDDAIKTIQSIIASLDQKITEQLNLVIHHPDFQKLEGAWRGLHYLVNNTETDEMLKIRVLNITKNELGKTLKKFKGTAWDQSPLFKKLYEEEYGTFGGEPFGCLVGDYHFDHSPQDVELLGEMAKISASAHTPFISGVAPSVLQMESWSELANPRDLTKIFQTPEYAAWRSLRESEDSRYLGLAMPRFLSRLPYGSKTDPVEEFDFEEDTSGADSSKYTWSNAAYAMAVNINRSFKLYGWCSQIRGIESGGAVEGLPVHSFPTDDGGVDMKCPTEIAITDRREAELAKSGFMPLLHKKNTDFAAFIGAQSLQKPFEYQDPDASANANLAARLPYLFATCRFAHYLKCIVRDKIGSFKERQDMEAWLNTWISQYVLSNPAVATEKDKARRPLAGAEVVVEEVEGNPGYYQSKFFLRPHYQLEGLTVSLRLTSKLPSQKG, encoded by the coding sequence ATGGCCGAATTAGAAACTCAAGGCGGACAGGGCGCAACTCAAACTCTGGAATTGGACGATTTTTCCGCATTATTGTCCAAGGAGTTCAAGCCAGGAACAGAAGCTGCCAATCAGGTCAATACTGCGGTAACTACCTTGGCGCAATACGCATTACAGGATGTTTCAAAAGTATCCGACGACGCAATTAAAACTATCCAGTCGATTATTGCCAGCCTTGACCAGAAGATCACCGAGCAATTGAATTTAGTCATACATCATCCTGATTTTCAAAAACTGGAAGGTGCTTGGCGCGGCTTACATTACCTGGTTAACAACACCGAAACCGACGAAATGTTGAAAATTCGGGTGTTAAATATCACTAAAAATGAGTTGGGTAAAACCCTGAAAAAATTCAAGGGTACGGCTTGGGACCAAAGTCCGCTATTCAAAAAACTGTACGAAGAAGAATATGGCACGTTTGGTGGCGAACCGTTCGGTTGCTTGGTGGGCGACTACCATTTCGACCACAGTCCGCAAGATGTGGAATTGTTGGGCGAGATGGCGAAAATCAGCGCCTCTGCGCACACTCCGTTCATTTCCGGTGTGGCGCCATCCGTGCTGCAAATGGAGAGTTGGTCTGAATTGGCGAATCCACGCGATCTGACCAAAATTTTTCAAACGCCCGAATATGCGGCCTGGCGTTCATTGCGGGAATCCGAAGATTCGCGTTACCTCGGTTTGGCTATGCCGCGCTTCCTCAGCCGGTTACCGTACGGTTCGAAAACCGATCCTGTCGAGGAGTTTGATTTCGAGGAAGATACCTCGGGCGCCGACAGCAGCAAATATACATGGTCCAACGCGGCTTATGCCATGGCGGTCAATATTAATCGTTCTTTCAAGTTATACGGCTGGTGTTCGCAGATTCGCGGTATCGAGTCCGGTGGCGCGGTGGAAGGCTTGCCGGTGCATTCCTTCCCGACCGACGACGGCGGAGTCGACATGAAGTGCCCGACCGAAATCGCTATTACCGACCGGCGCGAAGCAGAGTTGGCGAAAAGTGGCTTCATGCCCTTGCTGCATAAGAAAAACACCGATTTTGCCGCGTTTATTGGTGCGCAGTCCTTACAAAAACCATTCGAGTACCAAGATCCGGATGCCAGTGCCAACGCTAATCTGGCCGCGCGTTTGCCTTATTTATTTGCGACTTGCCGTTTTGCGCATTACCTCAAATGTATCGTGCGCGACAAGATCGGTTCGTTTAAGGAGCGGCAGGATATGGAAGCTTGGCTGAATACTTGGATTAGCCAGTATGTACTAAGCAACCCGGCGGTGGCGACTGAAAAAGATAAAGCCCGGCGGCCGTTGGCTGGGGCAGAGGTGGTGGTAGAAGAGGTGGAAGGCAATCCTGGATATTATCAATCCAAGTTTTTCCTGAGACCGCACTATCAGTTGGAAGGGTTGACGGTTTCCTTGCGGCTGACGTCTAAATTACCGTCGCAAAAAGGTTAA
- a CDS encoding type VI secretion system accessory protein TagJ: protein MQDVSRLIADGELDAALQQTQQHIRQNPADPKSRILLFQLYCVQGLWDKALNQLNVLRDLDASTLLMVSTYEQVLLCEALRKDVFAARKTPLIFGEPPAWLALLLEALMRESSGDFQQAVQLRTQALQQAPATAGTLDGTPFEWMADADSRLGPVLEAIVNGRYYWVPFMQISKIQLEKPTDLRDLVWIPAQFTWINGGEASGLIPCRYPGSETASDARIRLSRLTEWNEVADGVMHGTGQRLLATDVDDYALLDVRTIEFNPAAGLE from the coding sequence ATGCAGGACGTTTCACGGTTGATTGCCGACGGCGAATTGGACGCGGCATTGCAGCAGACCCAGCAACATATCAGGCAAAACCCGGCCGATCCTAAATCCCGTATCCTGCTGTTTCAGTTGTATTGCGTGCAGGGCCTATGGGACAAGGCGCTAAATCAACTCAATGTGCTGCGTGATTTGGATGCCTCCACCTTGCTGATGGTTAGTACTTACGAACAAGTTTTACTCTGCGAAGCGCTACGTAAGGATGTCTTCGCTGCGCGCAAAACGCCGCTGATCTTTGGAGAACCACCTGCGTGGTTGGCCTTGCTTCTCGAAGCGCTTATGCGGGAAAGCAGCGGTGATTTTCAGCAAGCCGTGCAGTTACGAACTCAGGCCTTGCAACAGGCGCCGGCTACTGCTGGAACGCTCGACGGCACGCCGTTTGAATGGATGGCGGATGCTGATAGCCGTTTGGGACCCGTCTTGGAGGCCATTGTCAACGGTCGATACTATTGGGTGCCGTTTATGCAGATCAGCAAGATTCAGTTGGAAAAACCCACCGATTTACGCGATTTGGTATGGATACCGGCGCAATTTACCTGGATCAATGGCGGTGAAGCAAGCGGCTTGATACCTTGCCGTTATCCGGGCTCTGAAACGGCTTCGGACGCCCGCATCCGCCTGTCCCGTTTAACCGAATGGAACGAAGTCGCCGATGGCGTAATGCATGGCACCGGACAGCGCTTACTGGCCACCGACGTCGACGATTACGCCCTGCTGGATGTCCGCACTATCGAATTTAACCCGGCGGCAGGGCTTGAATAA
- a CDS encoding type VI secretion system tube protein Hcp produces the protein MILLNFATAIKGDSTVEGHKDWITLDSLQMGVGRAISTSGTGKDRDTSNPSFSEVTITKSMDIASTELWRQAICGKSLGTATIHFIQTAGSDSKVQVYYEIELGEAIISGYSASSGGDRPSESISINFNKITTKYSTFGEGTAPVAGELKAWDLKLNAAP, from the coding sequence ATGATCTTATTAAATTTCGCAACAGCAATTAAAGGCGATAGCACAGTCGAAGGGCACAAAGATTGGATTACCCTCGACTCTTTGCAAATGGGCGTCGGTCGCGCCATCTCAACCAGCGGTACCGGCAAAGACCGTGATACCAGCAATCCTTCGTTTTCCGAAGTGACTATTACCAAAAGTATGGACATTGCCTCCACAGAGCTTTGGAGACAAGCCATCTGCGGTAAAAGTTTGGGCACCGCTACAATACATTTCATCCAAACTGCGGGCTCAGATTCCAAGGTTCAAGTCTATTACGAAATCGAATTGGGTGAAGCCATTATTAGCGGTTACAGTGCCTCTAGTGGCGGTGATCGTCCCAGCGAGAGCATTTCCATCAACTTCAACAAGATCACTACCAAGTACAGCACTTTTGGCGAAGGCACGGCGCCGGTGGCTGGAGAACTAAAAGCTTGGGACTTGAAGCTAAACGCAGCTCCTTAA
- the tssG gene encoding type VI secretion system baseplate subunit TssG yields the protein MSAHDLIGELTKDASRFDFFEAVRLIECMNRDKPRFGTSVKAVDDAVRFSQEPELEFPATAVDYYSPAGIGSAKPRLAVNFMGLFGPNGPLPLHLTEYARERQRHHHDPTFSRFADVFHHRMISLFYRAWANARPEVHYDRPDSDRFGFYVGAMLGLSGAPFQNRDALTDRGKLFYAGHFAAQTKHPEGLQAIVSDIFKVPVRVAEFVGEWMDIQPREQTRLGWSTDTCSLGSSVVIGASVWGCQHKFRVVIGPLRRSLYLALLPGGALLPKLVAIVRNYAGDEMVWDAQLILEKTEVPEELALGKPETTGANSMNGDAQLGWSTWLGPRRDESDADDLTLNPFIQADAAC from the coding sequence ATGTCGGCACACGATTTAATCGGTGAATTGACGAAGGATGCGTCGCGCTTCGATTTTTTTGAGGCGGTGCGCTTGATCGAATGCATGAACAGGGACAAACCGCGTTTCGGTACCAGCGTCAAAGCGGTTGATGACGCAGTGCGTTTTTCCCAGGAGCCGGAGCTGGAATTTCCTGCTACCGCAGTCGATTACTATTCTCCAGCCGGCATCGGTTCCGCTAAACCGAGATTAGCAGTCAATTTTATGGGTTTGTTCGGTCCGAATGGTCCGCTGCCGCTACATTTGACCGAATATGCCCGGGAGCGGCAGCGCCACCATCACGATCCGACTTTCTCTCGTTTCGCCGATGTATTCCATCATCGGATGATTAGTTTGTTTTACCGGGCTTGGGCCAACGCCCGGCCTGAAGTGCATTACGACCGGCCGGACTCCGATCGCTTCGGGTTTTACGTTGGGGCCATGCTGGGTCTTTCCGGTGCGCCGTTTCAGAATCGGGACGCATTGACAGACCGGGGGAAATTGTTTTATGCCGGGCATTTTGCCGCACAGACCAAACATCCCGAAGGTTTACAGGCCATTGTCTCGGATATTTTTAAAGTGCCGGTCCGCGTTGCTGAATTCGTTGGCGAGTGGATGGACATTCAGCCCCGTGAGCAAACGCGTTTGGGCTGGAGCACAGACACCTGTTCTCTGGGGAGCTCTGTCGTAATCGGCGCCAGCGTCTGGGGTTGCCAACATAAATTTCGTGTCGTGATAGGGCCGTTGCGCCGTAGCCTGTATTTGGCGTTGCTGCCGGGAGGGGCGCTGTTGCCCAAATTGGTGGCTATTGTCCGTAATTATGCCGGTGACGAAATGGTCTGGGACGCACAATTGATTCTGGAAAAAACCGAAGTACCGGAAGAGCTGGCCTTAGGAAAACCTGAAACGACTGGTGCGAATAGCATGAACGGTGATGCTCAATTGGGTTGGAGTACTTGGTTGGGGCCGCGTCGCGATGAAAGCGATGCCGATGATTTAACGCTTAATCCGTTTATACAGGCTGATGCTGCCTGCTGA
- the tssA gene encoding type VI secretion system protein TssA: protein MADLSGLLEPVSAEQPCGDNLEYDNARVALDTNILGTPENQFSGEKALPPNWREVYKEALALLQRSKDLQVILYLIRTLINVEGWRGFRDGLGFLEESLTRYWDSIHPQLDPDDGMDPTSRINILEELASFDLIIRPLSLAVLVESKAIGRFCLRDIQYATDRLEVPKGLAKPDNGAINAAFLDMDDAALTDNYQAVLDSIKIVERIDAFVNEKVGASQGAVLTPLKALLKEVRDDFDHYAGSRLSSDVESEAIDDGSTAEAGNDVKPVKSKAVGGAIESRQDVVRTLDALCKYYADYEPSSPVPILLRRAKHLANADFLEIVQNLMPDALSQITAIKGPDPS from the coding sequence ATGGCGGATTTGTCCGGATTACTAGAACCTGTTTCGGCCGAGCAGCCTTGTGGCGATAACCTTGAGTATGACAATGCCAGAGTGGCGTTGGACACCAATATTTTAGGGACCCCGGAAAATCAGTTTTCTGGAGAGAAAGCGCTACCGCCTAACTGGCGCGAGGTCTATAAAGAGGCCTTGGCGTTGTTGCAACGTTCCAAAGATTTGCAAGTCATTTTGTACTTGATCCGGACACTGATCAACGTTGAAGGTTGGAGAGGTTTTCGCGATGGACTGGGCTTTCTGGAAGAATCTTTGACTCGTTATTGGGATTCCATACACCCTCAGCTTGATCCCGACGACGGTATGGATCCGACGTCGCGAATCAATATTTTGGAAGAGCTTGCCAGCTTCGACCTGATAATCAGGCCTCTAAGTTTGGCGGTGCTGGTTGAGTCGAAAGCAATCGGTAGGTTTTGTTTGCGTGACATTCAGTATGCAACCGACCGGCTGGAAGTGCCCAAGGGCCTTGCAAAGCCAGACAACGGCGCTATCAACGCGGCTTTTCTGGATATGGATGACGCGGCGTTAACCGATAATTATCAGGCGGTACTCGATAGCATCAAAATTGTCGAGCGGATCGACGCTTTCGTTAACGAAAAAGTCGGAGCCAGCCAAGGCGCGGTATTGACGCCGTTGAAAGCTTTACTGAAGGAAGTCCGGGATGATTTCGATCATTACGCCGGGTCGCGGTTGTCTAGCGACGTCGAGAGCGAGGCAATCGACGATGGCAGCACGGCCGAGGCAGGTAATGATGTAAAGCCAGTTAAATCCAAAGCAGTGGGTGGTGCTATTGAGTCGCGTCAAGATGTGGTGAGAACTTTGGATGCGCTTTGTAAATATTATGCGGATTACGAGCCGTCTAGTCCCGTGCCCATTTTGTTGCGCCGGGCCAAGCATCTGGCAAACGCGGATTTCCTGGAAATCGTCCAAAACTTAATGCCGGATGCGCTTTCCCAAATAACTGCGATAAAGGGTCCCGACCCGAGTTAG